The Dehalococcoidia bacterium genome contains the following window.
ATTCTCTTCTTTGGTGGAAGGCGCGTCATCGGCGGGGAAATGACAGTAGGCGAGCTCGCTGAGTTCATCTTCTACCTCCAGATGCTGCAGATGCCGGTCCGCATGGCCGGATGGCTCGTCAACTCCTACGCACGCGCCGCTTCTGCAGGCCAGCGACTTTTCGAGATCCTGGACGCCAAGTCACCTGTCCAGGAAGAGGAAAACGCCCGCGAGTTGCGCCGGCCTCGCGGTCGGGTCAGATTCCACAACGTTACCTTCAGCTACGATCACACCAGGCGCGTCCTGAGAGGGGTGAACCTGGATGCACAACCTGGCGAGGTCGTTGCCTTGCTGGGCCCGCCAGGAAGTGGCAAGACCAGCGTGGTCAACCTGATACCGCGATTCTATGACTCAACAGGCGGCTGGATCTCGATCGATGGCTCCGACATTCGCAACGTCACTCTCGAGTCGTTGAGACGCAACATTGGCATCGTGCAGCAGGACGTATTCCTGTTCACCACCTCGATCCGTGAAAACATCGCATACGGCAATGTTGACGCAACCCAGGAGATGATCGAACAGGCTGCCAAGATCGCGCAGATGCACGAGTTCATCGAGTCGCTGCCCGACGGATACGACACTCACGTTGGTGAGCGAGGTTCAACGCTGTCCGGCGGACAGCGTCAGCGAATGTCGATTGCCCGCGCCGTGCTGCTCGATCCGCCGGTACTCATTCTCGACGACTCGACATCCAGCGTCGACGCGCAGACGGAGTCGCAGATCAGGATGGCGATGGAATCGGTGATGGAAGGTAGAACGACCTTCGTGATCGCCCACCGACTGAGCACGGTTCACCGAGCTGACAAGATCATCGTAATGAAGGACGGCCAGATAGCTGAGCAGGGCACCCACGATGAGCTCGTAGACTACAACGGACTCTACAGGGAGATCTACGATCTGCAGCTTCGACCACAGGAAGAGGTTATGCGCGAGATCGAGTCCCCAATCCCTGCGTCAGGAAGCTGAGTAACGCCATGCCTATCTTTCGAACTCAAAAGACCCACTTAAGGACTGCATTCCCATGATGATGGGCGGCGGAATGGGATTTGGTGGCGGCAGCGCCCGTCGTGGACATCCCGATGAGGAGATGTTCGGCTCCGTTTACGACCAGCGAGTCGTCTACAGGTTGCTGCCGTACATTTTGCCTTTCAAGAAGCTCGCCATCATTTCGGCGATAGCGATGCTCATCTACACTGGCACGCAGGTCGCGATTCCATGGCTGATCGGTTATGCCATCGACGACTTCATAGAGTTCGGTGACTACACCGGCCTGACCTGGATGTTCGTCCTGTTCATCGTCATTGCAGCGGTGAACTGGGTAATGAACTTCGTGATGCAGTTCTCAATGGAGAAGGTTGGCCAGGGTATTCTCTACAACCTGCGACGTGACGTCTTCCACCATGTCCAGAAGCAGTCGGTCTCTTTCTATGACAGGACCGAAGTGGGCCGCATGATGTCCCGGGTACAGGGAGACGTCGGCCAGCTGCAGGAGTTCGCCGCTCTCGTGGTCATGACGCTGGGAGAGCTTCTCGGCCTGATTGGAATCATCGTCGCGCTGCTGATTCTCGACGTTCAGCTTGGCCTGATCACGATGGTTGTGCTGCCATTGCTCATACTAACCATGGTGATCTGGCAGCCTCTTATGCGCAGGGCGTTCGTAGAAGTCCGGCGAACCATAGCGATTGTAAACGGCGAACTCAACCAGAACATCACGGGCGTTCGCGTTGTCCAGTCCATGAACCGACAGGACATGAACCTGGGTAACTTCAATAGACTGAACGTCGACCACCGTGAGGCGAATCTGAGTGCGAGCAGGCTGTCAGCCGGTCTGCTTCCCGTCGTGGACATCCTGACTGCCGTAGCCATTGGACTTGCCATCTTCTTCGGCGCCAGGATGATTGGAGGAGGAAGCCTGCAGGTTGGTGTTTTGATCGCCTTCATCCTGTACATCCAGCGATTCTTCGATCCCATCCGCAACCTCACCATGATGTACACGCAGCTCCAGCGCTCGATGGCCTCAGGATCTCGCATCTTCGATCTGCTCGACTGGGAACCTGACCTGGTCGACACCGACGACGCCACCAGTCTTCCGGCAATCCGGGGAGAGATCGAGTTCAAGGACGTCAGCTTCAGCTACGTGGAAGGTGAGGACGTACTGAAAGACGTAAACGTCCACATCGAACCCGGCGAAGTCGTCGCAGTCGTAGGACCAACAGGGGCGGGCAAGACCACCCTGATCAGTCTGATGTCGCGTTTCTACGACGTCGACCAGGGCCGGGGCACAGTCTCAGTTGACGGCTACGACGTTCGCAAAGTTGTAAGAGGCAGCCTGGCCAACCAGATGAGCATGGTCCTCCAGGAGCCCTATCTCTTCTCTGGGACAGTCAGGGAGAACATCAAGTACAACCACATCGAAGCCACGGACGAGCAGATGATCGCGGCGGCACAGGCCGTGGGCGCCCACGACTTCATTGAGGCACTTCAAGATGGGTACGACACGTTCCTCGCGGAGCGCGGCGTCAACCTGAGCGTCGGCCAGCGACAGCTACTCAGCTTTGCGCGTGCCATCGTAGCCAACCCGAGGATCCTGATCCTCGACGAGGCCACTGCCAACATCGACAGCTACACCGAGGTCCTCATCCAACGGGCACTCGAGGAGCTGCTCAAGGACCGCACAGCCGTGGTTATCGCCCACAGGCTCTCCACGATTCGGGGGGCAGACAAGATCGTCGTCCTGAACTTCGGAGAGGTGATGGAGGTCGGCAACCACGATCAGCTTATGGAGAAGGACGGCCTCTACGCTCACCTGTACAAGATGAACTACGCCGCCATCGACGAAGCGCTGCCAGCGTCACGCAACGGTCACTAGACTTCCCGCCGCGGGCGCGAGCCCAGCGCTGCGAAGCTAGTCCTGCGCTCCGGTCCCCGTTCCCACCACCTGGGCTGACACAAGCTGTGCATACAAGCCGCCCCGCTCGATGAGTTGCGCGTGAGTCCCCTGGTCTACTACCTGCCCATCGTCGAGAACAAGGATGTTGTCGGCGTCGCGAATCGTTGACAGCCTGTGAGCAATCACTACAGTTGTGCGCCCCTCCATGAGTCTGTTCAGCGCATCCCTGACTGTTGCCTCGCTGATGGCATCCAGGTGCGAGGTCGCTTCATCCAGGACCAGCACCGGCGCGTTCTTGAGGATTGCGCGGGCAATCGCTATCCTCTGCCTCTGACCGCCCGACAGCTGCATTCCCCGCTCCCCAACCAGTGTGTCGTAACCCTCTGGGAAAGACCCAATGAACTCTGCCGCGTTCGCCTGCCCCGCGGCCTCTTCGACATCGAAGTCAGTCGCGTCAGGGCGACCGAGTCGGATGTTTTCGCGGATTGTGTTGTTGAACAGGTACGTGTCCTGTGCAACCAGGGCGATTCGGCTCCGCAGATCGTCGAGTCGGAACTGCTCGAGACCGTACTCTTCCAGCGAGACTCTACCCCGGTCCGGGTCCCAGAACCGCATCATGAGGTATGCGCTGGTGGTCTTGCCGGCACCGGACCGGCCCACGACCGCCACGGTCTGTCCCGACCCGATCTCGAATGAGACGTCGTTAAGCGCCTGCGGGTCCCCCTGGGAGTAAGCAAACTCAACGTCCTCAAAGTTGATAGAAGGAGTCTGGGAAATCTGCTCGGCGGCCTCACTAGACACTCCGGGACCGTCCTGTACCTGCACTTCTTCGTCGTGGACTGCAAGTATCCTGCGGGAGGCGGCGAGCGTCTCCATCATCTGCTTCATGGTGCGAGCCAATTCCGTGACCGGACTGAATGAAGCCAGAGCCAGCACGCTCACCAAGGGCAGGTAAGTTCGCTCGATCTGCCCGTCGAGCACCAGCCACACACCCATAGCCAGGACCGCGAGGCCTCCAAGCCCCATCATGGCCTCCATGAAGCCAATCTGGAAAGCCTGGGACTTCTGGAATCGGACCAGGTGGCCGGCGTAGTCCCAGCCCTTATGGGTCAGCTCGTCGTTTCGGTCAGGCCCGCGTCTGAATGCCGAGATCTCACGCATCCCCTGGATGCTGTCGACCATGAAGGCATGGATATCACCCATGCGCTCCCTAATCTCGTCTCCGAGTCGTTCGATGCGAGTGTTAGCGAAGTAGGGGCTGACGGCCACTGCAATGAGGAATGGGGCCAGCACGGCAGCAATTGGCCACGCTATGAATGCCAGCGCCACAAGCAATCCGCCCGGTATTAGAATTGCGACGATCATCGGCGAGATGGCGTGTGCGAAGAAGTACTCGACTGTCTCGACATCTCCTCCGACGACGCTGACGAAGTCTCCCGACCGGCGCCTCACCATGTAGGCCGGCGCAAGCGGCTCCAGCTTGTTGTAGAGGTCGATTCGCATTCTAGCCAGGAGCCGGAACGCCATGTCGTGAGCCTGCCACGATTCCAGGTAGAACAGCAGCGACGAGAGAGGAGCGAAGATGCACACGAGTACAACGAGAGTGGTCAATGGCTCGTCACGGAACACCGCCCCGACCAGAAGCGCGCTCAACGCGCCGAGCACAATGACCGACCCGTGATGAAGCATTCCCAGCACAAGCGTGATCAGGAACTGGAACTTGACAGGTCGGACCAGTCCGAACAGTCGAATCCAGACGTTGAGTGACCTAAGGTTGACCTGTTCGTCCTCCGCCGACGCTGACGGCGGCGGGTGGTGATGTCCGTGGCCGGCCGCGAATTGGGAAAGGTCCGGCTCGTGGTCGGAAGACTCATTGGGACGTGCCTGATGCCTGTCGACAGTGACAACCTCCCCGGCTCCGATCTCTGTTTGCTGTCGCATCAGGCCGGCGTATATCCCATCTGCGGCCATTAGCTCGTTGTGCGATCCTATCTCGACGGTTCGACCCTCATCCAGCACCAGGATGCGGTCTGCATTGATGACGCTGGACAGTCTGTGCGCTATGACGAGTGTCGTCCTGTTCTCCATCAGGCGGTCGAGCGCTACCTGGATGACCGTTTCGTTCTCTGCGTCAACGCTGGACAGGGCCTCGTCCAACAGCAGGATCGGTGCGTCCTTGAGAACCGCTCTCGCAATGGCAAGCCGCTGTCTCTGACCACCCGACAGCCGGACGGCCCGCTCTCCGACCACGGTGTCGTAACCGTGCGGCAGATGTGAAATGAATTCATGCGCGTTTGCTGCCCGAGCGGCCTCCTCGAGATCCTGCTGGGTCGCGCCCGGTTTTCCGAATCGCAGGTTCTCCGCAACCGTCCCGTGGAACATGTATGTGTCCTGCGTGACGACAGATATGCTGTCCCTGATAGTGTCGAGGGGCAAATCACGCAGGTCATGTCCACCCAGCTTGATCGATCCTGCCTGTGGGTCGTAGAACCTATACATCAGCCATACGAGCGTCGACTTCCCTGCCCCGCTCGCTCCCACCACTCCGAGAGTCTCTCCCTCGCGCAGACCGAACGAGACATCGTGCAGCGCCTGCCTGTGTCCGCCTTCGTAGCCGAACGTCACACTCTCGAATGAGACCTCCGGCCTGAGATCAGGAGTTGTGCCACTCAGGGCCGATTCGGACTCCACCACCGAGACCGCTTCGTCCATGATCGCGAATACGCTCTGGGACGATGAGATCACCGTCATCCCCTGGTGATACAGGTTAGTCAGCTCGCGCATCGGCCTGAAGATCTCCACGCCGAGCATAAGCACGATCAGCAGGGGGCGGAGTTCCATGTCGCCGTTGCTGACCCTGACTGCCCCCACGGCCAGTGCGACGGCTGCGCCAATCGCCATGAAGAAGATCGAGGCTCCGCTCGTCGCTCCGTTGGCGGCCACGACGCCCATAGTGCTTCTGTACAGATTCTGAGCGCGCTCGGCCAGCGCCCTGCCCCGGCTCTCACTCTGTCCGAACGACTTGAGAGTCGCAAGACCCTGCACACTGTCGAGGAAGTCGGCTCCAAGTTCGCCGTAGGACTGGCGACGCCTGAAGCTGCTGTCCCGGTTCCACGTATAGAACATGGCCGGGACGGCAAGTGTGAGGAAGGCAAACACCAGGAAGATGATGGCGATGTAGACGTCCAGCGTCACCATGTAGGCGAATATCGCTATAGGCGCAATCGCCGACACTATGATCTGTGACAGGTACTGGCCGAAGAACGTCTCCAGGCGTTCTATCCCCTCGACCAGCGTAAGTACGACATCGCCCGTCCGGTTACGGTCGAAGTATCCCGGACCCAGCCTCAGTGCGTGCTCGTACACGTCGCGACGAAGGTTGATCTTGACGACGTTGGCTGTGTGGTGGCTTACCGCGTATTGCCAGTACTGGAACAGGCCGCGAACGACTATCAGTACTGCGATAATGGAGAGCGGGAGGAAGAGTGCTGAGAAGCTGGCCTGTCCCGACAGGACCCTGTAGATCACAACCCCTGAGATCGCCAGTCTTGCGACCCCGGCGCCTACTGCAATCAGACCAAGGACCGCTGCGAACAGGATCCTGAGTCTCACGCCACGAGTTAGTCCGTATAGACGCCAGTCGAAGTACATCGCTCAACTCCCAAGGGTGCCAGCTCCCCCCAACTAAGCGGAGCGATTGTACCGCAGCCTGGATGCAACATCAAAGGCAGGCAGAATAACACGGGAGGCGGTCACTATAGCCCTTTAGTCGTACCAGATCGCACCGAACACCTGTCCATCCCCTCTCGTCAGCCAAGAACTCCCGGATTCTGGCTCCCCATTAAGGGGTTCGTTGACGTCAGTTTGAATCAGCCATCAACGTTTGAACGATCTCTTCCACTTCCTCACGAGTCAGCCCTGGTTCGGGCTTCGGAATGTCCGCTATGGCCGACTGCACGATCTCTTCCACTTCCTCACGAGTCAAACCCGGCTCGGGATCTGGGATCCTGTCAATCTCAGACTGAACGATCTCTTCTATTTCCACACGGGTGAGGCTTCGCCTGGGAACAAGCAGACCTCTCATGGCGGACTGTACGATAGCTTCTACTTCATCGCGGTCCAGGCCGGTCTCAGGTTGGGGCATACTAGCGATCTTCTCATCTACAATCTCACCCACTTCATCCCGCGATAGGCCGAAGACGTCAGGTTCCGGGAAGCTGGCAATCTCGGCGCGGGCTATCTCCTCGACAATCTCTCGGGATAGCCCCTCGTCGGCTTGGTCGCAGGCAAGCAGCAGTGCAGGGAGTGCGATGGCCAACAGCAAGAGACACAAGGTGAAGCTGGGTTTTCTGTGATTCATAAGACCTCTATACGTGTCATGGGGCTGTTACAGAAGTGCGATTCAGTCAGTTTATAAACTAATCCGGCCCCAGACACAATGAGTTTTGCAGTGCTGGGCATGGAAAACCCCGCCAAGGTGTCACGCATTAGGTAATTTACCCTGAGAGAATGACTCTTGCAGGAGTCTTTAGAGAACGTAGACCGCGTGACTAGTGGCCGACATCGGGCAATTCAGAGCATCGCTCAGTCGGTAATCTGCATGGCTGCCAGGGCCCTGAGTATCTCACCACCCGCGTTGCTGACCAGCTCCAGTCCATCTACCGCTCGCGCAAGTTCCCTGTCATCCATCAGGTCGGCAACCATCTGGAGGCGATCCCGTTCGATACGCCAGAAGCGTTCAAGTACCTGTTGCCCCGTTTTGGTCAACTCGCACATTACGAGTCTTCTGTCGTTAGTATCAGATATGCGGTCGACCAGCTCCTTTTCAACCAGCC
Protein-coding sequences here:
- a CDS encoding ABC transporter ATP-binding protein, translated to MIEIARIIGIALRHKWRLIGAYTSMVGALISFVLMPRYMGQAVDEVKEMFESGTFTQDGIVTIVLIILGLSAIRGVLSFFQTYLGEALSQMVSYDIRNSMYNHVQHMSFGFHDRYHTGALMSRAITDVENIRMFINMGLVRTPYFLALFVVVGAILFIKDWRLGLISASFMPVVMIYSAMIRLKMRNIWLIVQEKMAEMSTVLQENFTGIRVVKAFAAESHEESKFERRNQEVAEHYIEAEKMRASSTSFMLFTFLLAMGLILFFGGRRVIGGEMTVGELAEFIFYLQMLQMPVRMAGWLVNSYARAASAGQRLFEILDAKSPVQEEENARELRRPRGRVRFHNVTFSYDHTRRVLRGVNLDAQPGEVVALLGPPGSGKTSVVNLIPRFYDSTGGWISIDGSDIRNVTLESLRRNIGIVQQDVFLFTTSIRENIAYGNVDATQEMIEQAAKIAQMHEFIESLPDGYDTHVGERGSTLSGGQRQRMSIARAVLLDPPVLILDDSTSSVDAQTESQIRMAMESVMEGRTTFVIAHRLSTVHRADKIIVMKDGQIAEQGTHDELVDYNGLYREIYDLQLRPQEEVMREIESPIPASGS
- a CDS encoding ABC transporter ATP-binding protein yields the protein MMMGGGMGFGGGSARRGHPDEEMFGSVYDQRVVYRLLPYILPFKKLAIISAIAMLIYTGTQVAIPWLIGYAIDDFIEFGDYTGLTWMFVLFIVIAAVNWVMNFVMQFSMEKVGQGILYNLRRDVFHHVQKQSVSFYDRTEVGRMMSRVQGDVGQLQEFAALVVMTLGELLGLIGIIVALLILDVQLGLITMVVLPLLILTMVIWQPLMRRAFVEVRRTIAIVNGELNQNITGVRVVQSMNRQDMNLGNFNRLNVDHREANLSASRLSAGLLPVVDILTAVAIGLAIFFGARMIGGGSLQVGVLIAFILYIQRFFDPIRNLTMMYTQLQRSMASGSRIFDLLDWEPDLVDTDDATSLPAIRGEIEFKDVSFSYVEGEDVLKDVNVHIEPGEVVAVVGPTGAGKTTLISLMSRFYDVDQGRGTVSVDGYDVRKVVRGSLANQMSMVLQEPYLFSGTVRENIKYNHIEATDEQMIAAAQAVGAHDFIEALQDGYDTFLAERGVNLSVGQRQLLSFARAIVANPRILILDEATANIDSYTEVLIQRALEELLKDRTAVVIAHRLSTIRGADKIVVLNFGEVMEVGNHDQLMEKDGLYAHLYKMNYAAIDEALPASRNGH
- the cydC gene encoding thiol reductant ABC exporter subunit CydC; translation: MYFDWRLYGLTRGVRLRILFAAVLGLIAVGAGVARLAISGVVIYRVLSGQASFSALFLPLSIIAVLIVVRGLFQYWQYAVSHHTANVVKINLRRDVYEHALRLGPGYFDRNRTGDVVLTLVEGIERLETFFGQYLSQIIVSAIAPIAIFAYMVTLDVYIAIIFLVFAFLTLAVPAMFYTWNRDSSFRRRQSYGELGADFLDSVQGLATLKSFGQSESRGRALAERAQNLYRSTMGVVAANGATSGASIFFMAIGAAVALAVGAVRVSNGDMELRPLLIVLMLGVEIFRPMRELTNLYHQGMTVISSSQSVFAIMDEAVSVVESESALSGTTPDLRPEVSFESVTFGYEGGHRQALHDVSFGLREGETLGVVGASGAGKSTLVWLMYRFYDPQAGSIKLGGHDLRDLPLDTIRDSISVVTQDTYMFHGTVAENLRFGKPGATQQDLEEAARAANAHEFISHLPHGYDTVVGERAVRLSGGQRQRLAIARAVLKDAPILLLDEALSSVDAENETVIQVALDRLMENRTTLVIAHRLSSVINADRILVLDEGRTVEIGSHNELMAADGIYAGLMRQQTEIGAGEVVTVDRHQARPNESSDHEPDLSQFAAGHGHHHPPPSASAEDEQVNLRSLNVWIRLFGLVRPVKFQFLITLVLGMLHHGSVIVLGALSALLVGAVFRDEPLTTLVVLVCIFAPLSSLLFYLESWQAHDMAFRLLARMRIDLYNKLEPLAPAYMVRRRSGDFVSVVGGDVETVEYFFAHAISPMIVAILIPGGLLVALAFIAWPIAAVLAPFLIAVAVSPYFANTRIERLGDEIRERMGDIHAFMVDSIQGMREISAFRRGPDRNDELTHKGWDYAGHLVRFQKSQAFQIGFMEAMMGLGGLAVLAMGVWLVLDGQIERTYLPLVSVLALASFSPVTELARTMKQMMETLAASRRILAVHDEEVQVQDGPGVSSEAAEQISQTPSINFEDVEFAYSQGDPQALNDVSFEIGSGQTVAVVGRSGAGKTTSAYLMMRFWDPDRGRVSLEEYGLEQFRLDDLRSRIALVAQDTYLFNNTIRENIRLGRPDATDFDVEEAAGQANAAEFIGSFPEGYDTLVGERGMQLSGGQRQRIAIARAILKNAPVLVLDEATSHLDAISEATVRDALNRLMEGRTTVVIAHRLSTIRDADNILVLDDGQVVDQGTHAQLIERGGLYAQLVSAQVVGTGTGAQD
- a CDS encoding MarR family transcriptional regulator, coding for MVDEKRQELEARFFQVAEQLNRQIHSGHMDEWEGLEMTIPQIRTLVLLERMGPVRMTDIAIYIGRALSATTTVVDRLVEKELVDRISDTNDRRLVMCELTKTGQQVLERFWRIERDRLQMVADLMDDRELARAVDGLELVSNAGGEILRALAAMQITD